A part of Ziziphus jujuba cultivar Dongzao chromosome 8, ASM3175591v1 genomic DNA contains:
- the LOC107412819 gene encoding probable serine/threonine-protein kinase PBL26, whose translation MTTKEAQRVVVIQDASKDVSSRALKGVLESLSLQQGDELILLAVLHQVNNPSTLSLFAAGKRHMGYKIKADSKTSSMFGTNQKIIEEECSKKEMEYHNNEDFAEISQQCEREEIEFHIEVLPGSSPKQDALERAKRLYPSWVILDREMKKHKKYFLERLSCGISRVKRDNSIEILREPKSIEISKPPTERSSKEPNERSTKRHVKYDEMIPGSPEKKSSPKKGKTSADKEQSERSDGSPFHNNRKHTSATATSSSEQLTARGSSASVGNNESTSSVFTDSRKFEAEEMGKEKSSSSIAENQERGPKEGGNAGSPDEQKQNRNSSWMEGYQTDEDIENAICSKCRNRRPKIGWKKDFTYAELQAATDNFSQKNFLSEGGFGSVYKGELNGLKIAVKQHKSASFQGEKEFKAEVNVLSRVRHKNLVMLLGSCSEGSHRLLVYEFVCNRSLDQHLSKHTRKPLSWEMRMKIAFGAAKGLQYLHKNNIIHRDMRPNNILVTHDYETMLGDFGLARTQCDDTDHSSETRVVGTLGYLAPEYAESGRVSTKTDVYAYGIILLQLITGLRPTDKSLQGKSLVGWARPLLKERNYPDLIDPRIIDAHDFHQLFWMVQIAEKCLCKDPHKRVTMDRIVSALRLLMESNTSCSVIEISPAHSDSAFSVPDADSSETRGEEVNSACIETTSLYGSCLAETSPGGLSPSPPSSSQSPSSGSSSIDRVSGTSSLDSRQDDYLYNKDLAA comes from the exons ATGACTACAAAAGAGGCTCAGAGGGTAGTGGTGATCCAGGATGCATCTAAAGATGTCAGTTCAAGAGCACTCAAAGGGGTCCTGGAAAGCTTATCTCTTCAACAAGGAGATGAGCTTATACTTCTTGCAGTTCTTCACCAGGTTAATAATCCTAGTACGTTATCTTTATTCGCAGCTGGAAAACGACATA TGGGATACAAGATCAAGGCGGATTCTAAAACCAGTTCAATGTTTGGAACGAACCAGAAGATCATTGAGGAAGAATGTTCGAAGAAGGAAATGGAGTACCATAACAATGAAGACTTTGCAGAAATTTCCCAGCAATGTGAAAGAGAGGAG ATTGAATTCCATATAGAGGTGCTTCCTGGATCTTCTCCAAAGCAGGATGCTCTAGAACGTGCCAAAAGATTATATCCGAGTTGGGTAATTCTTGATAG GGAGATGAAGAAACACAAGAAATACTTCCTGGAAAGGCTCTCTTGTGGTATATCAAGGGTGAAACGTGACAATTCCATTGAAATATTGAGAGAGCCAAAATCAATAGAAATCAGCAAACCGCCAACTGAAAGAAGCAGCAAAGAGCCTAACGAAAGAAGCACCAAACGTCACGTAAAGTACGATGAAATGATACCAGGAAGCCCGGAGAAAAAATCCTCCCCTAAGAAAGGCAA AACCAGTGCAGATAAAGAACAAAGTGAACGCAGTGACGGATCCCCATTTCATAACAACAGGAAACATACTTCGGCTACTGCTACCTCATCTAGTGAACAATTGACAGCTAGAGGTTCAAGTGCAAGTGTAGGGAATAACGAATCCACAAGTTCTGTCTTTACAGATTCCAGAAAATTTGAAGCTGAAGAAATGGGAAAAGAGAAatcttcatcttccattgctGAGAATCAAGAGAGAGGTCCAAAAGAAGGTGGTAATGCAGGAAGCCCTGACGAACAAAAACAGAATAGAAATAGTAGTTGGATGGAAGGGTACCAAACTGATGAGGATATTGAAAATGCCATTTGCTCAAAATGCAGAAATAGAAGGCCAAAGATTGGATGGAAGAAAGACTTCACTTATGCAGAGCTCCAAGCTGCTACGGATAATTTTTCACAGAAGAACTTCCTATCAGAAGGAGGGTTTGGTTCTGTGTACAAAGGAGAACTGAATGGGTTAAAGATTGCTGTTAAGCAACACAAAAGTGCAAGCTTCCAAGGTGAGAAAGAATTCAAAGCAGAAGTTAATGTACTCAGCAGGGTTAGACACAAGAATTTGGTCATGCTGCTCGGTTCGTGTTCAGAAGGCAGCCACAGACTGCTTGTTTATGAATTCGTTTGCAATCGTTCACTGGACCAACATCTATCAA AACATACTCGCAAACCTCTGAGCTGGGAAATGAGGATGAAAATTGCTTTCGGAGCTGCAAAAGGCTTGCAATATCTGCATAAAAACAATATCATCCACAGAGATATGAGGCCAAACAACATACTGGTGACACATGATTATGAAACCATG CTAGGAGACTTTGGTCTTGCAAGAACCCAATGTGATGACACAGATCACTCATCAGAGACAAGAGTTGTCGGAACTCTGGGATATTTGGCACCAGAATATGCAGAAAGTGGCAGGGTGTCAACCAAGACAGACGTTTACGCATATGGGATCATTCTGTTACAGTTGATCACTGGTCTCAGGCCTACAGACAAGTCACTCCAAGGAAAAAGTCTTGTGGGATGG GCAAGACCATTGCTAAAAGAAAGGAACTACCCAGATTTAATAGACCCAAGGATTATAGACGCTCATGACTTCCACCAACTGTTTTGGATGGTTCAGATAGCTGAGAAATGTCTCTGCAAGGATCCTCACAAGAGAGTCACTATGGATAGG ATTGTCTCTGCTTTACGCCTCCTAATGGAGTCCAACACATCTTGCAGCGTAATTGAAATTTCACCAGCACATTCAGATTCAGCCTTCAGTGTCCCAGATGCTGATTCTTCGGAAACACGAGGTGAGGAAGTTAACTCTGCATGTATAGAAACAACATCGCTGTACGGTAGTTGCCTTGCAGAGACAAGTCCTGGAGGACTTTCACCATCCCCACCTTCATCAAGTCAATCCCCTTCTTCAGGAAGTTCAAGCATTGACAGAGTGTCTGGCACGTCCAGTTTGGATTCTAGACAGGatgattatttgtataataAGGATTTAGCAGCGTAG
- the LOC107412845 gene encoding transcription factor GAMYB isoform X2 — MSRTTNESEDGVLSKYQSESPLVDESNGGNSGGAVLKKGPWTSSEDAILVEYVKKHGEGNWNAVQKHSGLFRCGKSCRLRWANHLRPNLKKGAFTADEERLIIELHAKMGNKWARMAAHLPGRTDNEIKNYWNTRIKRRQRAGLPLYPPDLCLQAFQENPQSQNSGGISGGDGGHHDPLQANSYEIPDVIFNGLKGNNDVLPYVSELSEISANSMLIKGLGSSQYYSFMPPTIHQSKRLRESIDVFPNSSGSVRNGFSMYDQFQNDTCDKAVRSFGLSFPHDPDPSKSLLSFDVTQGSHSLSNGNSSASKPTSGAVKLELPSLQYPETDLGSWGSSPPPPLLESVDAFIQSPPPVGAFESDCPSPRNSGLLDALLHEAKTLGSGRNHSAEKSSNSSSITPGAMADNCTLNICETEWEEYREPISPLCHSTTSLFNECISTSGSSVDEPPHAETFPDWLEQSSGCMKEQSIMTDAIATLLGDDLATDYKHMAAGSSTSSQGWGLGSCAWNNMPAVCQMSDQP, encoded by the exons CATCATCTGAAGATGCAATTTTGGTGGAATATGTGAAGAAGCATGGGGAAGGAAACTGGAATGCAGTCCAGAAGCACTCAGGGCTGTTCCGTTGTGGTAAAAGCTGCAGATTACGATGGGCAAATCACTTAAGGCCAAACTTGAAGAAAGGTGCGTTTACTGCAGATGAAGAAAGGTTGATTATTGAACTCCATGCCAAAATGGGAAACAAATGGGCACGCATGGCTGCACAC TTGCCCGGTCGTACAGATAATGAGATAAAAAACTACTGGAATACCCGAATCAAGAGACGTCAGCGGGCTGGGTTACCTCTTTATCCTCCTGATCTGTGTTTGCAAGCATTTCAAGAGAACCCACAAAGCCAAAACAGTGGTGGAATAAGTGGTGGGGATGGAGGACATCATGATCCCTTGCAAGCTAACAGTTATGAGATACCAGATGTCATATTTAATGGTTTGAAAGGCAACAATGATGTCTTACCTTATGTTTCTGAACTTTCAGAAATATCTGCTAATAGTATGCTGATTAAGGGTCTTGGTTCTTCTCAATATTATAGTTTCATGCCACCAACAATTCACCAGTCAAAGCGCCTTCGAGAATCAATAGATGTATTCCCTAATTCCAGTGGTAGTGTTCGAAATGGGTTTTCCATGTATGACCAGTTTCAAAATGATACCTGTGACAAAGCTGTGCGCTCATTTGGGCTGTCTTTCCCTCATGATCCTGATCCTAGTAAGAGCTTGTTATCTTTTGATGTAACCCAGGGCAGCCATTCCCTTTCAAATGGCAATTCCTCAGCTTCTAAGCCCACTTCTGGGGCTGTGAAGTTGGAGCTCCCTTCACTCCAATATCCAGAAACTGATTTAGGCAGCTGGGGCAGTTCTCCCCCGCCACCTTTACTTGAATCAGTTGATGCTTTTATTCAGTCTCCTCCACCAGTTGGTGCATTTGAGTCAGATTGTCCGTCACCTCGTAATAGTGGGCTGCTGGATGCTTTACTTCATGAGGCAAAGACTTTGGGCAGTGGAAGGAATCATTCGGCTGAAAAAAGTTCAAATTCATCTAGTATTACACCTGGTGCCATGGCTGACAATTGTACTTTGAACATTTGTGAAACAGAATGGGAGGAATACAGAGAACCCATTTCTCCATTGTGTCATTCCACCACTTCACTTTTCAACGAGTGCATTAGTACCAGTGGAAGCTCTGTTGATGAGCCACCACATGCTGAGACCTTTCCTG ATTGGCTTGAGCAGAGTTCGGGTTGCATGAAGGAGCAAAGCATCATGACAGATGCTATTGCAACACTTCTGGGCGATGATTTGGCAACGGACTACAAGCATATGGCAGCTGGAAGCTCTACTTCAAGCCAAGGATGGGGGCTTGGTTCCTGTGCATGGAACAACATGCCAGCTGTCTGCCAAATGTCGGATCAACCTTGA
- the LOC107412845 gene encoding transcription factor MYB33 isoform X1 yields MSRTTNESEDGVLSKYQSESPLVDESNGGNSGGAVLKKGPWTSSEDAILVEYVKKHGEGNWNAVQKHSGLFRCGKSCRLRWANHLRPNLKKGAFTADEERLIIELHAKMGNKWARMAAHLPGRTDNEIKNYWNTRIKRRQRAGLPLYPPDLCLQAFQENPQSQNSGGISGGDGGHHDPLQANSYEIPDVIFNGLKGNNDVLPYVSELSEISANSMLIKGLGSSQYYSFMPPTIHQSKRLRESIDVFPNSSGSVRNGFSMYDQFQNDTCDKAVRSFGLSFPHDPDPSKSLLSFDVTQGSHSLSNGNSSASKPTSGAVKLELPSLQYPETDLGSWGSSPPPPLLESVDAFIQSPPPVGAFESDCPSPRNSGLLDALLHEAKTLGSGRNHSAEKSSNSSSITPGAMADNCTLNICETEWEEYREPISPLCHSTTSLFNECISTSGSSVDEPPHAETFPGSNVKLEPVDSDLVLDKERESTKQLALTRPDVLLASDWLEQSSGCMKEQSIMTDAIATLLGDDLATDYKHMAAGSSTSSQGWGLGSCAWNNMPAVCQMSDQP; encoded by the exons CATCATCTGAAGATGCAATTTTGGTGGAATATGTGAAGAAGCATGGGGAAGGAAACTGGAATGCAGTCCAGAAGCACTCAGGGCTGTTCCGTTGTGGTAAAAGCTGCAGATTACGATGGGCAAATCACTTAAGGCCAAACTTGAAGAAAGGTGCGTTTACTGCAGATGAAGAAAGGTTGATTATTGAACTCCATGCCAAAATGGGAAACAAATGGGCACGCATGGCTGCACAC TTGCCCGGTCGTACAGATAATGAGATAAAAAACTACTGGAATACCCGAATCAAGAGACGTCAGCGGGCTGGGTTACCTCTTTATCCTCCTGATCTGTGTTTGCAAGCATTTCAAGAGAACCCACAAAGCCAAAACAGTGGTGGAATAAGTGGTGGGGATGGAGGACATCATGATCCCTTGCAAGCTAACAGTTATGAGATACCAGATGTCATATTTAATGGTTTGAAAGGCAACAATGATGTCTTACCTTATGTTTCTGAACTTTCAGAAATATCTGCTAATAGTATGCTGATTAAGGGTCTTGGTTCTTCTCAATATTATAGTTTCATGCCACCAACAATTCACCAGTCAAAGCGCCTTCGAGAATCAATAGATGTATTCCCTAATTCCAGTGGTAGTGTTCGAAATGGGTTTTCCATGTATGACCAGTTTCAAAATGATACCTGTGACAAAGCTGTGCGCTCATTTGGGCTGTCTTTCCCTCATGATCCTGATCCTAGTAAGAGCTTGTTATCTTTTGATGTAACCCAGGGCAGCCATTCCCTTTCAAATGGCAATTCCTCAGCTTCTAAGCCCACTTCTGGGGCTGTGAAGTTGGAGCTCCCTTCACTCCAATATCCAGAAACTGATTTAGGCAGCTGGGGCAGTTCTCCCCCGCCACCTTTACTTGAATCAGTTGATGCTTTTATTCAGTCTCCTCCACCAGTTGGTGCATTTGAGTCAGATTGTCCGTCACCTCGTAATAGTGGGCTGCTGGATGCTTTACTTCATGAGGCAAAGACTTTGGGCAGTGGAAGGAATCATTCGGCTGAAAAAAGTTCAAATTCATCTAGTATTACACCTGGTGCCATGGCTGACAATTGTACTTTGAACATTTGTGAAACAGAATGGGAGGAATACAGAGAACCCATTTCTCCATTGTGTCATTCCACCACTTCACTTTTCAACGAGTGCATTAGTACCAGTGGAAGCTCTGTTGATGAGCCACCACATGCTGAGACCTTTCCTG GGAGCAATGTGAAATTAGAGCCAGTTGACTCAGATTTGGTCCtagataaagaaagagaatcCACAAAGCAGTTGGCTTTAACGCGTCCTGATGTTTTGCTTGCTTCAGATTGGCTTGAGCAGAGTTCGGGTTGCATGAAGGAGCAAAGCATCATGACAGATGCTATTGCAACACTTCTGGGCGATGATTTGGCAACGGACTACAAGCATATGGCAGCTGGAAGCTCTACTTCAAGCCAAGGATGGGGGCTTGGTTCCTGTGCATGGAACAACATGCCAGCTGTCTGCCAAATGTCGGATCAACCTTGA